The DNA region ACCATTTCCAGTATCAGTACTATGGCGACGGCCCCGAGCACGAGATCGCCCGCAGTGGGCGAAACTCCCGCTCTCAACACGAAATCCTCGTTCTGGGTCAACACGTAAAACGTCGTCACGACGCCCGCGATCGCCATGAGCCAGTCCAGGGGAGAAACCGCCTTGCGTCCGCTGAACGGGGCGTACAACAAGGGCACGATAATGAATGCTACCATCAAGTGGAGCGCCCTGAGCTCCAGGACGGACGTTGCCCGGATACCGAGTGAATAGACGTGATACAGGCTCGACAGCACCGCCACGCCCGCGACGATCGCAGCGGCCGCGCCAGTCAGATTACGCTTGAGGCTATCCGAGGGCTCTTCGAGAATCCTTGTGCTGTCTTCTGACCTGGCCAAGTCCAGATTACCCCCTATCTGCAACAAACAGCGCTGCAGCCCGAAGAACTGGCCCACCGCGCCGGTGAAGGGCCTACGGCGCGGTGGGCGTGGCGCTTACTTGGGTGGCGGCGGGAGTACCGGGAGCTTTACGCCCTTCTCCTTGTAGTACTTCTCGGCTCCAGGATGGAGCGGCAGATTCATGAACTGCACGTTCTCCAAAGCGCACTGCTTGAAGCTCGAGTGCGCCTTCTGTATGATGTCGATGTTCTGGTAAACCGACTTCACAGCATTATACACGAAGTCTTCAGGAAGGTCCGGCGAGCATATCATGAAGTTCCAGCCCTGGAAGACCTTATAGTCCTTGGTCAGCCCTTTATAGGTGCCGGCCTTCAGCGTGCCGATGTTGTAGTAGGGGTTGGCTTCCTTGAACTTGTTCAGGTCCGCGTCCGAGATCTCGATGAACCTGAGCTTCTGGGATATCTCCAGCTCCTGAATAAACCCTGCTGGATGGCCGGCGAGGTAGAATACGGCGTCCACCAGCCCGTCCCTCACCATTCCCCCGGTATCTTCCCAGCTGGCGTTGACTATCTTGGCGGGTTTGATCTTATAGAACTCGAGGAGCTGCCGCCCGGTGACGTCGCTGCCGCCGCCGGCGTATCCGAAGGCTACCGTCTTGCCCTGGAGATCCATGACCGACTTGACGGGAGAGTTGTCCTTCGTGAACCAAACGCCCTCGTACGAGTAAGAGGGGACTACCGACGCCACCTTCTTGTAGGAGACGCCCTTGGCCCAGGAGAGCCCGTAGTAACCGGGGTACGTCTGCAGGCTCGACGTAATGCCGAACTCGATCTGGGCCTTGTCCACCATCTGCATGTTCTGTGAAGACCCGCCCGGTTCCACGTTCATCTGCAGCCCGTCGAAGCCTTTCATGGTGGCCTCGGCGAACGCCGCGCAGAAGTTGATGAATAGGCTGCCCGCAGGCCCACTCCCCACGGACATGATGGTCTTGGGGGGCTTCGGCTTGCTAGGGCCCGAGCTTGGTGCCGGGGCCTGCGCGGGAGTCCCGCTCTTGGGCTGCTCCTTGGCAGGCTGGCCGGGTTGCTGGGAGCAGCCCGCCAGGCCGGATACTAACGCAACGACTAGAAGTAACGCAACCGTACGAATAATCCTCATCGTCTCATACCCTCCCTGTTGTGAATGCTGTAGATTCGAGAGAACTGTCGAACCAGGACCAGGTCCCCTTTCACCCCCTGTGAAGGTATTCGGCCGTGTGGCGCTTTTCCAGGACCCGCCCATCCCGCATGGCAACGACGCCCCTCACGATGGTCGCGGTCGGGACTCCTCTGACTTTCATCCCTTCGTACAAAATGTAGTCGCTGAACATGTCGTAGTCTTTGACCGACAGGGTGGCCTCT from Bacillota bacterium includes:
- a CDS encoding TAXI family TRAP transporter solute-binding subunit, producing MRIIRTVALLLVVALVSGLAGCSQQPGQPAKEQPKSGTPAQAPAPSSGPSKPKPPKTIMSVGSGPAGSLFINFCAAFAEATMKGFDGLQMNVEPGGSSQNMQMVDKAQIEFGITSSLQTYPGYYGLSWAKGVSYKKVASVVPSYSYEGVWFTKDNSPVKSVMDLQGKTVAFGYAGGGSDVTGRQLLEFYKIKPAKIVNASWEDTGGMVRDGLVDAVFYLAGHPAGFIQELEISQKLRFIEISDADLNKFKEANPYYNIGTLKAGTYKGLTKDYKVFQGWNFMICSPDLPEDFVYNAVKSVYQNIDIIQKAHSSFKQCALENVQFMNLPLHPGAEKYYKEKGVKLPVLPPPPK